The nucleotide sequence CTCCTCAGGATCCGGTATACTATTGATCAAGCCCTCAATATTGGGGATGGTAGATTTAAATCCGTTATATATTTTTCCATTTGGCCCTTCAATATAGGCGGCATCCTTATCCCTGTTTTCACCATCCAAGATTATTTGACAACCATCGGCATAAGTATAGGTAATCCTTCTCCAGGTACCAATGGCATCATAGTGCTGCTCTGGCGCGTCCACTTCAACCTTAATAGGACTGGTGTTGTCTTTACCTAAAAAGTATTGTACAGGATCAATATAATGCTGTCCCATATCGCCCAATCCACCACCATCGTAGTCCCAATATCCCCTAAAGGTACCGTGTACCCTATGTGGATGATAAGGCTTTTCCGGGGCGGGCCCTAACCACATATTATAATCCAACTCTGCTGGCACGGGCTGAGGTGCTAAATTTTCCTTACCAACCCAATAGAATTTCCAATTAAATCCAGTAACCCCGCTAATGGTCACTTTTAGCGGCCATCCCAAGGCACCACTATCCACTACCTTTTTCAATTTCTTTACCGGAGTACCCATCCCGTAAAAATTATCCTTAAAACGGAACCAAGTATTTAAGCGGAACATTTTCCCATGCTGCTGCATGGCCTCCACTACTCTCTTACCTTCACCTATAGTCCTTGTCATTGGCTTTTCGCACCAAACATCCTTTCCCGCTTCCGCCGCCATAATAGACATAAGACCATGCCAATGTGGTGGGGTGGCTATATGTACGATATCCACATCAGGTCGCTGCAAAACTTCCCTAAAGTCGCGATATCCCTGTACACCGCTTCCCACTTTTTGAAGGGTACTGGATAAATGATTGGCATCAGCATCACAAATAGCTAGAAGTCTAGTTCCTTCATAATCCAAATGTCCTTGACCCATGCCCCCAACACCTATTACGGCCTTGGTCAATTGATCGCTAGGCGGAATAAAATTCGTCCCTCCCATGACATGTCTTGGAATAATACTGATTCCTGCAGCTGCCACTAGCGACTTTCTTACAAAATCCCTACGGCTGGTTGATTTTTTCTCCATCTATACTTATTCTATTAATTATTTGAAGTTTCAATATTTAAACCCACAAAGTAAAACTGTAATGCGTAAAAAAAGGGGTAATGTTTGGGGTAATAAAATTGAAAAAAAGTGAATTATATAAATATTTTCAAATTGTGTTGGATTCTACAGGGGATTACTTACCACCATATCCTCAAATTTAACGGTATAAATCTCACCATAAATTTTTTTATAGAGCTTGGCAAAATTGTCGTAGGCCTTATGTGCCAAACTTAATTTTCCCTGCCTAATCAGAATTTGTAATTTAATCTGCAGCGCATGCTCATTTAAATCATCATAGATATACATTACAGATGCCAAGTCGTACATTAAAACGCTATGCCTATCCAAGTCCAGTATTTTTGATATATCATAACAGAATTCTATGATTCTATTGCTCATATTTTCAACAATGGGATCCAACCATGAATCGCTCATATTCATGAAAAATCTTTCTGCCTTTAATATAGAGAACAATTGGGGCAATTGTTCTTCCAAATAAACAACCGTTACACCACCACTACCCAAGTCTTTCAAATAATTCAGAACTTCCAGATAATCACAAAAACAATTTTCTCCGATTTCAAGATACCAACTTTTGTCCCGAAAGGTCAAATTCATTTCCTTGGTCTCGGACAAAATAGCCCTAAGGTTCTGTATATTGGTCCCTCTCGTATTTTTTGCATTCTTTGGGCTCATGCCTGGCCAAAGTGCCTCGGTAAGTTTTTTGGTGCTAATTCCATCCTTTTCACCAATGCTGTGCAACAAGACAATAACAAATAGCTGTTTTAACTTGGGGGACAATTTTTTGGCAATATCAACACCTTCAGAATTAATGATACGCAATGACCCAAAGCAAAGTATTTTTTCAGCTGCCTTAATTAAACTCCTATGATCCCTGTTAGGAAACTTTTTTACCGGTTCTTCCGGTACTGGTAAAAACTTTGCCCTGATTACTCCTTTTTTCCAAAACTTAAGCACCAGAAAAATAAGTAAAAATACAGCAATGGCTAGTCCTATTTTTATATAAAGTGATGATACAACCGTATCGTTCACTTCTATTTTTTGGTATTCCTTGGCAATTTCAAGAGCATTAAGTTCACGTTTCCATATTTTAATATTTGTAAGATATCCGATAAAAAATTCTTGCCATAGATTACTTCCTATAACAATATTATAGTCGGACGTATCATAATCCTCGATTAGCTTGATCTTATCTGTCTGTTTCCCATTCACAAAAAACAAAAGTTCGTCGTTCACTTTGGAATGCACCAAAGCCACATGGGTCCATTCATTTAATGGCACCGGGGATGTTTGGGATATATAGTCCTTAATATCGGCCATGGTAAAAGTCAACAATCCTTCGTGCAACTTTAAAACAAAATTATCCCCTTTTCCCAGTATACTGTTGTTACTTGTTAGGACGGTGGGCCTAACCCATGCCGAGATGGTAAAACTTCCCTCCAAGGCCGTTCTACTATCCAATCCGGCATCTACATAAGCCCCCTTATCAAAATAGCCCACCTTTCCATGCACCTCATCTTCTTGAATCTTCACATTATTAACGATAAGTTCCTTATCATTTTTTCTAACCGCATTTTTAATGGTAGTACCAAAAGAAAAGTGATCTGTTAGACCGTATTCAAAATCTAAGGGAAAGCCAATAAACTCTTTAAGATTACCTCTATTTTCCGGGGTAGTATAAATAATATCGGGAGAGAAATAATAACCGGCCCTGTGCGGAATAAATACTGGCAGGCTTTCCGTTGGATCTATGGGAAGGCTAAAATACCCATTGACGATAAGGTTTCTATGGTTTTTGAAGCTTACCCCGTTCAACAAACCAGATTTGGACCTCACAGCACCAAACACCCTGCTTTTCTTATTTAGGTTTAAGACAAGGCTATCTGCCTTAGGGAACAACTCGGGATCAATTTGAATGAAATTGGGAATTTTTCCGGAAAGCCTCCAAATATTTACAAAAACACTGTCATTTAATAATTCCTTATCCAACACCCTCACAGCCCCCAGTTCCTTGTTGGTCCCAAATTTGGGGGCAAGCAGGCCGTTTGGCAAGGAATCCAAAGGAATTGTCTCTATCTTTTGTACAGGAATCTGTGGGACCCAGGATTGCGATAAAAAGTCTCTGCCAAAAATATTATCGGTCACCAAGATGAGCGAATCATTTTTTGCCACTAACTGCTCCAATAGCGAATCGTATTTTTCCTGATAATCCGAGATATAGAGGGCTATGGGAGTTTTAGCATTAAGAAGACTAGCTAAATTATTATTTGTAATTTGATCAATATCGATCAAAATATGGGAACGCAGACGTATATCCCATTTATCCTCTTCAGAAAGCAGTCGATATTCCTGCGCGGTTCCCACTTTCAACAATAGAAGCAAAAACAACAAACAAAATTTAGAAAATGGAATTCTTCTTAGCAATATATACCTAATAATCCCGCAGAGGGCATTTCTATCAACTACGCAATTTACTAAGAATAAATAAAATTTCGCCCGCAGAAATTATCCGAAGTATATCTGCACCGAACAATTAACTTTTAACACCTAGAAATGCTATCCCTAAGAAAGGCCAAGATTTGCCTACATCCTGTCTGGCACCTGTATTCCCAAAAGTCCAAAGGCCAATTTTATAACTTCGCCAACCTTTTTTGCCAATTGAACCCTGAATATTTTTTTGTTCTGATCCTGCTCCCCCAATATGGAAACATTTTGATAAAAGGAATTGAATTCCTTAACCAAATCATATGTGTAATTGGCAATTAACGCCGGACTATAATTATCGGCCGCCAATTGGATAGTTTCTGGAAACAGCTGCAATTGTTTTAGCAACTCTTTCTCCTTTTCATGTAAATCTGTCAAATTTTGAGAACTGTTCAGGTCCTGCTCCAATTCTTCGGCCTTTCTTAATATAGATTGGATCCTAGCATAAGTATACTGAATAAAAGGCCCAGTATTTCCTTGAAAATCCACGGATTCCTCCGGATTGAACAAAATTCTCTTTTTTGGATCCACCTTAAGAATGTAATACTTTAAGGCTCCAAGTCCTATAATTTTATACAGCTCTTGTTTCTCTTCTTTGGAGTAATCTTCCAGCTTGCCCAATTCCTCAGAAATATCAGCTGCAGTTTGGGTCATCTCAGCCATTAATTCATCGGCATCCACTACGGTACCTTCCCTACTCTTCATTTTCCCACTGGGCAGATCCACCATTCCATAACTTAAGTGATATAGCTTTTCAGCCCAACCAAAGCCCAACTTCTGTAATATAAGGAACAACACCTTAAAGTGGTAATCCTGTTCATTGCCAACGGTGTAGACCATGCCCTTAACATCAGGATTATCCTTTACCCTTTGTATTGCCGTGCCAATATCCTGGGTCATATACACTGCAGTACCATCTGAACGGAGTACAATCTTTTCATCAAGACCTTCATCCGTTAGGTCTATCCACACGCTTCCATCTTCCTTTTTATAAAAGACCCCCCTTTGCAATCCGTCCTCCACAAAGTCCTTTCCCAACAAATAGGTATTGCTTTCGTAATAGAGTTGATCAAAGTCGACCCCCATGTTTTTGTAGGTAATTTCAAAACCGTCATAAACCCATTGGTTCATAGTCTTCCATAGTTCTACCACCTCCTCATCGCCGGCCTCCCATTTTCTAAGCATTTCCTGAGCTTCCAACAAGATGGGCGCCTCTTTTTCTGCTACTTTTTCATCTATTCCATTGGAAATCATAGTAGCAATTTCGGCCTTATAGGCCTTATCAAAAGCCACGTAATAGTTTCCCACTAATTTATCACCCTTAAGCCCCGTACTCTCCGGGGTTTCCCCATTGCCAAAACGCTGCCAGGCAAGCATACTTTTACAAATGTGTATCCCCCTGTCGTTAATAATCTGGGTCTTATAGACCTTCTTCCCCGAAGCCTTTAGTATTTCTGCTACGGAATAGCCCAATAAATTATTTCGGACATGGCCCAAATGCAGTGGTTTATTCGTATTGGGTGACGAATATTCCACCATTATGGCTTCCTTGGAACTTTGGGAAACAAAACCAAAATCTTGCAGATTCCTTATTCCTTCAAAAAAATCAAGGTAATATTCATTGCTAATGGTAATATTCAAAAATCCTTTGACCACATTGAAATCGGTCACCTCTTCCACTTCATCCTTAAGGAACTGCCCTATTTGCTCACCAATCTGTACCGGATTTCCCTTTACAAATCGCAACATGGGAAAAATAACCGCAGTAATATCGCCAGCAAAATCTTTTCGAGTAGGTTGAAATTCTACCGTTGGCAATTCAACTTTAAAAATAGAGGTAACGGCTTCTTTTACCTTTTGGGTAAGGACTTCTTGAATGTTCATTAATTTCGGCGTTTACGGCTGCAAAATTAAGCAATTTTTATTCTTTCCCCTTATTGTTACGGATAACTAGACCACAAAGAAGGCAGATTTTTTTTAACTTTATATTCCTTTGCGCTTTAAAGTGCCTTAAGATGATGATATAATCCGGATATCCATAAATTTTATGTTACTGAACGTTTCCTATAACAATAAAGAAATTACAAGAAAAATAGATGAAGAGGTAGGCAAGCCCTTTACCTTAAAGGAACGCTTTGCCTTGGACGGAATTGGATCTCCCAAATTATACATTGTTGACAGTAGTATAGAAATTAAAAATTTATTGATCTTGGACAATAATACCAACACCTGCAATATTGAATTGCGGCCAAAAGGGATCATTATCCGCTTTAGATCCCTATTGGAAACCTTTGGACTTATTATTCCATATTACAAGTTTACCCTATACAAGACCGATCTAGGCCTAAATACCATATACAGGGACCAATATTTTATCAAAATAAAATCGGACACCAAGGCCATACAGAAGTTTTTTACAAAATTATTGGGATACAGGGCGGACAATGCCCCAACCAATATAGAGGACCTGTAATACGTTATGTTATAAATACCTAAAGCCACCCCATAAAACTATAGAGCTTTTTGTTACCCTATATTAATTTTATTTAGATTACTTTTTTACGGCCAATGAATTGATTAGAAAAAATTGTCCGGTAGCGGAGTCGAGACCTCAATTTAAAAATATAATTGCCAAAAACCTCTCGACTGCAGCTGTCTGCCCACAAGGCAGACTCGAAGAGACAGAAACATTTACCTATATTAACGGATAATCAATTATACGAATTTCATTCTAGACGAACTCACATTATTATAAAACCGCTATTATCAAAATATTTAATTCTTATCGTAAAAATCCATTACTTTCCGTTTCCATCGGAATCCTTTTGATATCAACATTGATTGTTTTTATCGCCACCGAGGAAACCTATGAAGCCATTGAAATGGCCTCCATTTGGGTCAGGAACTATTTTGGGCATTTCTATTTGTACCTTGGACTGGGATGTGTGCTTTTTTTGTTGGCCATAGCATTATCCCCTTTGGGAAAAATAAAGCTGGGCGCAAAAAATGAAAAGCCCGAGTTTACCATTTGGGCATGGACAGCAATGCTTTATAGTGCAGGAATGGGAGCTGGGATTTTGCTTCGGGCAGTACAGGAACCTGTTTTCATGCAGCAGAATCCTCCCTACCTTTCAGATTTACCGTTAGATATCCTTGCCTTGGAATTCACCTTTTACCAATGGGGGTTTACGGCCTGGGCATTTTATGGACTCTTTGCCATGACCATAGGTTATTATCTATTTGTTAGAAAGAAAAAAGTACTGATCAGCTCAACTATTGAGGACATATTGCACAATAAGACGGCTAGAACAGGTATTGATGTCCTAACTATTATGACCACGGTTTTTGGCTTGATTGCAGCTATAGGCCTGGGGACAACCCAAATTAATGGCGGCCTGATCCACATTACTTCCTCCAATTTAGGCCTGATCACTACCTTATTCCTAACCACGCTTATTTCGGCATTGGCTTTTTATTCTGCATGGAAAGGAGTTGACAAAGGTATTCAGGTACTCTCAAAAATCAATATCCTTATTACCTTGGCCGTACTGTTTTTTACATTTTTCCAAAGTGATATTCTTAAGATATTGGGCAATTTTTTAGCCGCCACACTACATTATATCCTAGACTTCATTCCTTTAAGCCTGGCTTATGGGAGTTATGACCCGGGGATAACTTTTCTAACCGATTGGACTTTCTACTATTGGGCCTTTTGGTTGGCATGGGCTCCCTTTACAGGGATTTTTATTGCAAGGATTTCCAAAGGGCGTAGCCTAAGGCAGTTGTTATTGGGAGTACTGATCATCCCCAGTTTGGGCACTTTTTTTTGGTTTTCAGTTTTTGGCACCTCGGCCTTCCAACTTATTGAGGGATGGGGAAGCTATAACAACGAGTTTAATGGAGTGTTTTCTTCAATTTTTGTATTCTTTGAAAACTACCCCTTCTCTACATTCCTAAATATAACTACCATACTACTACTGATCGGTTTTTTGGTAACCTCTGTGGACTCGGCTGTTTTTGTGCTGAGTATGTTTTCGGACAGGGGTAAAAAAGACCCTAGCAAAAAGCACCGCTTAATTTGGTCATTGTTTATCTTTTTGGCCACGATTGCCCTAATTCTATTGGGCAATGCCAAACCAGAGGTAGATATATTGGTTGCCGCCCAAAAGCTACTGATTATCACATCATTGCCATTTGCCTTTTTTATGGTATTTATGGCCATGGTATTTCTTAAAGAACTATTGAACGTGAGTTCGACATAAAAATATTATCAATACATTGATTTAATGTAAGTTATAATAAATGCTACGGTCCCCTCGAGCGGAGTCGAGAGGTTATTTTACTGTAATGTATTTACAATGAGGTCTCGACTCCGCTCGACCGGACAGATGTCATATAAACAACTGATTTTAAATAAAATACATATCGAACTCACGTTATTGAGGTACCGTAAGGATCATCCTTTGATCAACAAAAAATAAAAACTTTTAAATTTATTGATTTTTAGGTAGAAACACCTCCGCCATCATGCAACGTGCACTTCCACCTCCACAGGTTTCAATGGTATCCAAAGTACTATGGATAATGGCACAATGCTTTTCTATAGATTGAATCTGTTGCGGTTTTAGACTATTGTATGCCGCCGTGCTCATTACCAAATATCGTTTTTCTCCCATTCCCAAGACTTGTAACATATTCCCTGCAAAATGGTGCATTTGCTTTTCAGTAATAGCTATAATCTCTTTACCATCCTGTTTTATATGGTTCACGACATTCTTTTTTTCCTTTTTATCGTCGATGGAATCCAGACAGATAACGGCAAAAGTTTCGGCCAAGCACATCATCACATTGGTATGATAAATAGGTTTTCGGGTGCCTGCCACAGATTGATTGGCCGTGAATACGATAGGGGTATATTCAAAATCCTCACAAAACTCTATAAATAAATCCTCGTCCGCCCTGTCCGAAAGTGCACAATAGGCCTTGTCATTTACCCTATCCAACACAACGCTACCGGTGCCTTCCAAAAAATAACCCTCTTCCTCTGCCGAGGTATAATCCATTACATTTTCTATAATAAAGCCCCTCTGCTCCAGTAAGGCAAGAATATCTTCCCGTCGTTCATTTCTTCTATTCTCTGCAAACATAGGATAAAGTCCCACTGTTCCATCGGCATGGAAGGAAACCCAATTATTGGGAAATATGGAATCTGGGGTATCCAAATCCTTCTTATCATCTACAACTATAACATT is from Arenibacter algicola and encodes:
- a CDS encoding Gfo/Idh/MocA family oxidoreductase, which gives rise to MEKKSTSRRDFVRKSLVAAAGISIIPRHVMGGTNFIPPSDQLTKAVIGVGGMGQGHLDYEGTRLLAICDADANHLSSTLQKVGSGVQGYRDFREVLQRPDVDIVHIATPPHWHGLMSIMAAEAGKDVWCEKPMTRTIGEGKRVVEAMQQHGKMFRLNTWFRFKDNFYGMGTPVKKLKKVVDSGALGWPLKVTISGVTGFNWKFYWVGKENLAPQPVPAELDYNMWLGPAPEKPYHPHRVHGTFRGYWDYDGGGLGDMGQHYIDPVQYFLGKDNTSPIKVEVDAPEQHYDAIGTWRRITYTYADGCQIILDGENRDKDAAYIEGPNGKIYNGFKSTIPNIEGLINSIPDPEEQITVFSESVKTRQKFALNEENGHRSATVVNMGIIALRLGRTLEFDPVKQEFINDEEANRLIDQPMRSSWAY
- a CDS encoding LamG domain-containing protein gives rise to the protein MFLLLLLKVGTAQEYRLLSEEDKWDIRLRSHILIDIDQITNNNLASLLNAKTPIALYISDYQEKYDSLLEQLVAKNDSLILVTDNIFGRDFLSQSWVPQIPVQKIETIPLDSLPNGLLAPKFGTNKELGAVRVLDKELLNDSVFVNIWRLSGKIPNFIQIDPELFPKADSLVLNLNKKSRVFGAVRSKSGLLNGVSFKNHRNLIVNGYFSLPIDPTESLPVFIPHRAGYYFSPDIIYTTPENRGNLKEFIGFPLDFEYGLTDHFSFGTTIKNAVRKNDKELIVNNVKIQEDEVHGKVGYFDKGAYVDAGLDSRTALEGSFTISAWVRPTVLTSNNSILGKGDNFVLKLHEGLLTFTMADIKDYISQTSPVPLNEWTHVALVHSKVNDELLFFVNGKQTDKIKLIEDYDTSDYNIVIGSNLWQEFFIGYLTNIKIWKRELNALEIAKEYQKIEVNDTVVSSLYIKIGLAIAVFLLIFLVLKFWKKGVIRAKFLPVPEEPVKKFPNRDHRSLIKAAEKILCFGSLRIINSEGVDIAKKLSPKLKQLFVIVLLHSIGEKDGISTKKLTEALWPGMSPKNAKNTRGTNIQNLRAILSETKEMNLTFRDKSWYLEIGENCFCDYLEVLNYLKDLGSGGVTVVYLEEQLPQLFSILKAERFFMNMSDSWLDPIVENMSNRIIEFCYDISKILDLDRHSVLMYDLASVMYIYDDLNEHALQIKLQILIRQGKLSLAHKAYDNFAKLYKKIYGEIYTVKFEDMVVSNPL
- the ctlX gene encoding citrulline utilization hydrolase CtlX encodes the protein MQITNTILMVRPVNFRMNEQTAVNNYFQEDLDLKNQEINVKAQQEFDVFVLALREKGVNVIVVDDKKDLDTPDSIFPNNWVSFHADGTVGLYPMFAENRRNERREDILALLEQRGFIIENVMDYTSAEEEGYFLEGTGSVVLDRVNDKAYCALSDRADEDLFIEFCEDFEYTPIVFTANQSVAGTRKPIYHTNVMMCLAETFAVICLDSIDDKKEKKNVVNHIKQDGKEIIAITEKQMHHFAGNMLQVLGMGEKRYLVMSTAAYNSLKPQQIQSIEKHCAIIHSTLDTIETCGGGSARCMMAEVFLPKNQ
- a CDS encoding BCCT family transporter, which codes for MGILLISTLIVFIATEETYEAIEMASIWVRNYFGHFYLYLGLGCVLFLLAIALSPLGKIKLGAKNEKPEFTIWAWTAMLYSAGMGAGILLRAVQEPVFMQQNPPYLSDLPLDILALEFTFYQWGFTAWAFYGLFAMTIGYYLFVRKKKVLISSTIEDILHNKTARTGIDVLTIMTTVFGLIAAIGLGTTQINGGLIHITSSNLGLITTLFLTTLISALAFYSAWKGVDKGIQVLSKINILITLAVLFFTFFQSDILKILGNFLAATLHYILDFIPLSLAYGSYDPGITFLTDWTFYYWAFWLAWAPFTGIFIARISKGRSLRQLLLGVLIIPSLGTFFWFSVFGTSAFQLIEGWGSYNNEFNGVFSSIFVFFENYPFSTFLNITTILLLIGFLVTSVDSAVFVLSMFSDRGKKDPSKKHRLIWSLFIFLATIALILLGNAKPEVDILVAAQKLLIITSLPFAFFMVFMAMVFLKELLNVSST
- the argS gene encoding arginine--tRNA ligase — translated: MNIQEVLTQKVKEAVTSIFKVELPTVEFQPTRKDFAGDITAVIFPMLRFVKGNPVQIGEQIGQFLKDEVEEVTDFNVVKGFLNITISNEYYLDFFEGIRNLQDFGFVSQSSKEAIMVEYSSPNTNKPLHLGHVRNNLLGYSVAEILKASGKKVYKTQIINDRGIHICKSMLAWQRFGNGETPESTGLKGDKLVGNYYVAFDKAYKAEIATMISNGIDEKVAEKEAPILLEAQEMLRKWEAGDEEVVELWKTMNQWVYDGFEITYKNMGVDFDQLYYESNTYLLGKDFVEDGLQRGVFYKKEDGSVWIDLTDEGLDEKIVLRSDGTAVYMTQDIGTAIQRVKDNPDVKGMVYTVGNEQDYHFKVLFLILQKLGFGWAEKLYHLSYGMVDLPSGKMKSREGTVVDADELMAEMTQTAADISEELGKLEDYSKEEKQELYKIIGLGALKYYILKVDPKKRILFNPEESVDFQGNTGPFIQYTYARIQSILRKAEELEQDLNSSQNLTDLHEKEKELLKQLQLFPETIQLAADNYSPALIANYTYDLVKEFNSFYQNVSILGEQDQNKKIFRVQLAKKVGEVIKLAFGLLGIQVPDRM